The following proteins are co-located in the Longimicrobium sp. genome:
- a CDS encoding type II toxin-antitoxin system Phd/YefM family antitoxin codes for MSTVSLDEALIRFAELMTEAADGEDVVIAAQDGTAVRLVPVQTKGIPRFGSAKGMFTMADDFDAPLEDFEPYER; via the coding sequence ATGAGCACAGTCTCGCTGGATGAGGCGCTGATCCGCTTCGCCGAGTTGATGACGGAAGCGGCGGACGGTGAGGACGTGGTGATTGCGGCCCAGGATGGCACTGCAGTGCGGCTGGTACCAGTGCAAACCAAAGGCATCCCGCGGTTCGGGAGCGCGAAGGGGATGTTCACCATGGCCGACGATTTCGACGCACCACTCGAGGACTTCGAACCGTACGAGCGGTGA